One window of Deinococcus budaensis genomic DNA carries:
- a CDS encoding ankyrin repeat domain-containing protein: MTDAVQDLFQSIHANNLEGVRLLIGAEPGLLTATSPTGLSPVLFATYYRRPQITRLLIEAGASLSAFEAAATGELAVLRGQLDAQPDLLHAFSPDGFSLLGLAALFGHEGVAAELLSRGANVNRASQNALEVQPLHSAVAGDHPALARRLLDAGADVNAVQHGGLTPLMGAARNGNQALVVVLLAAGADPAARTADGQDAEALAAEEGHQAVAGILRAARHEPQGTRNAAAGAEADTGRMTDNRDGRPDEERERHTPMPVNELTGQADPRTGFQTHDPKDAHQARYTSTPAEDRVASADQGKGISLPATDPGDVTHQFDHLATRDPEAMEKALEAPEFAGAQTVAGTGVDSALADGVVPMGLGVSAGMGVVRERQHSAADLNPGYTPPSQQTSPHPGEQPGDLPPGTPTELRAEVRGDADDR; encoded by the coding sequence ATGACCGACGCCGTTCAGGACCTCTTTCAGTCCATCCACGCGAACAATCTGGAGGGCGTGCGCCTCCTGATCGGGGCCGAGCCGGGGCTGCTGACGGCCACCAGCCCCACCGGCCTCTCCCCTGTCCTCTTCGCCACCTACTACCGGCGCCCCCAAATCACCCGGCTGCTGATCGAAGCCGGAGCGTCCCTGAGCGCGTTCGAGGCGGCGGCGACCGGCGAACTCGCGGTTCTGCGGGGGCAGCTTGACGCGCAACCTGACCTGCTGCACGCCTTCAGCCCCGACGGCTTCAGCCTGCTGGGGTTGGCTGCCCTCTTTGGCCATGAGGGGGTGGCTGCCGAACTGCTCTCGCGCGGGGCGAACGTGAACCGGGCGAGCCAGAACGCGCTGGAGGTTCAGCCCCTCCACTCCGCCGTCGCGGGCGACCACCCGGCCCTGGCCCGTCGGCTGTTGGACGCTGGGGCGGACGTGAACGCCGTGCAGCACGGGGGTCTGACCCCGCTGATGGGCGCGGCGCGAAATGGCAACCAGGCGCTGGTGGTGGTGCTGCTGGCCGCAGGCGCCGACCCTGCTGCCCGCACCGCCGACGGGCAGGACGCCGAGGCCCTGGCAGCAGAAGAGGGCCACCAAGCCGTGGCCGGGATTCTGAGGGCCGCGCGCCACGAGCCTCAAGGAACCCGGAATGCAGCCGCCGGGGCCGAGGCCGACACTGGGCGCATGACCGACAACCGAGACGGCCGCCCCGACGAGGAGCGCGAGCGCCACACGCCCATGCCCGTGAACGAGCTGACGGGCCAGGCCGACCCCCGCACGGGCTTCCAGACCCACGACCCCAAAGACGCCCATCAGGCCCGCTACACCTCGACGCCCGCCGAGGACCGGGTCGCCAGCGCCGACCAGGGCAAGGGGATCAGCCTGCCCGCCACCGATCCCGGCGACGTGACGCACCAGTTCGACCACCTCGCCACCCGCGACCCCGAGGCGATGGAAAAGGCCCTGGAGGCTCCCGAGTTCGCGGGCGCGCAGACGGTGGCCGGGACCGGGGTGGACAGCGCCCTGGCCGACGGCGTGGTCCCGATGGGCCTGGGTGTCTCGGCGGGCATGGGAGTGGTCCGCGAGCGCCAGCACTCGGCCGCGGACCTCAACCCCGGCTACACGCCGCCCAGCCAGCAGACGTCGCCCCACCCCGGAGAGCAGCCCGGCGACCTGCCCCCCGGCACCCCCACCGAACTGCGCGCCGAGGTGCGGGGCGACGCCGACGACCGCTGA
- the aceF gene encoding dihydrolipoyllysine-residue acetyltransferase, which translates to MAQELKLPDVGDNIEQGTVVTVLVQPGDTVSEGQPIIEIETDKAVVEVPASAGGTVESVGVKVGDTVAVGGTILTLAGGEAGAGGQADQNAGQTPAPGTPSAEPDSPTVASDPDTAKRVAQAQQEAQKVQAGTGGGSQPSASSSQPASGGAQVTLPDVGDNIEQGTVVTVLVKPGDEVSEGQPIIEIETDKAVVEVPANAPGTVGEVAVKVGDTVKVGGVILTLTGGGQAPASRAQPSTPVAEPDAPTVASDAGTANRVAQAQQEAQKAQAGAAPAQPSSPGGRSPTQTAPSQAPAAQRPYDTQAYDNRILVPAAPSVRRMAREIGVDIHDVHGTGIAGRISEEDVRRAAGTPSVPSVAAAAQATPAPAASAPAPAAAPAQPLPDFERWGTVRREDMSGIRKATIRSMTASWTTIPMVTHFDKADVTRMEETRRAFGARVEKAGGKLTMTHILMKVVAGALRKFPKFGASLDLAAQQVVYKDYVNLGVAVDTPQGLLVPVLKDADRKSITEIVLELNELAGKARERKLSPAEMQGATFTISNLGGIGGHGFTPIVNSPEVAILGVSRGGLEPVWNRETGSFEARNLLPLSLTYDHRLIDGADAARFLRHICETLEDPFLISL; encoded by the coding sequence ATGGCGCAAGAACTGAAACTGCCCGACGTGGGCGACAACATCGAACAGGGCACGGTCGTGACGGTGCTGGTGCAGCCGGGCGACACGGTCAGCGAGGGCCAGCCCATCATCGAGATCGAGACCGACAAGGCCGTGGTCGAGGTGCCCGCCAGCGCGGGCGGCACCGTCGAGTCGGTGGGGGTGAAGGTGGGCGACACCGTGGCGGTCGGCGGCACGATCCTGACGCTGGCGGGCGGGGAGGCGGGCGCTGGGGGCCAGGCGGACCAGAACGCCGGGCAGACCCCGGCGCCCGGCACTCCCTCTGCCGAGCCGGACAGCCCCACGGTGGCCAGCGACCCCGACACTGCCAAGCGGGTCGCGCAGGCGCAGCAGGAGGCGCAGAAGGTGCAGGCGGGAACGGGTGGAGGCAGCCAGCCTTCTGCGTCCAGCAGCCAGCCCGCGTCCGGTGGTGCCCAGGTCACCCTGCCCGACGTGGGCGACAACATCGAGCAGGGCACGGTCGTGACGGTCCTCGTCAAGCCTGGCGATGAGGTCAGCGAGGGCCAGCCCATTATCGAGATCGAGACCGACAAGGCCGTGGTCGAGGTGCCCGCCAATGCCCCCGGCACGGTGGGCGAGGTGGCCGTGAAGGTCGGGGATACCGTCAAGGTCGGCGGCGTGATCCTGACGCTGACGGGCGGGGGGCAGGCTCCTGCCTCCCGCGCTCAGCCGTCCACGCCCGTTGCCGAGCCGGACGCGCCCACGGTGGCCTCCGATGCGGGCACCGCCAACCGGGTCGCGCAGGCCCAGCAGGAGGCGCAGAAGGCGCAGGCGGGCGCGGCCCCGGCCCAGCCGTCATCCCCGGGGGGGCGCTCCCCCACCCAGACCGCGCCCAGCCAGGCCCCGGCGGCCCAGCGTCCCTACGACACCCAGGCCTACGACAACCGCATCCTGGTGCCCGCCGCGCCCAGCGTGCGGCGTATGGCCCGCGAGATCGGGGTGGACATCCACGACGTTCACGGCACCGGGATCGCCGGGCGCATCAGCGAGGAGGACGTGCGGCGCGCAGCGGGCACCCCCAGTGTCCCCAGTGTCGCGGCAGCCGCGCAGGCCACCCCCGCTCCGGCGGCTTCTGCGCCCGCCCCAGCGGCAGCCCCCGCCCAGCCTCTGCCCGACTTCGAGCGGTGGGGCACGGTGCGCCGCGAGGACATGAGCGGCATCCGCAAGGCGACCATCCGCTCCATGACCGCCTCGTGGACGACCATTCCGATGGTCACGCACTTCGACAAGGCCGACGTGACCCGCATGGAGGAGACGCGCCGGGCCTTCGGCGCGCGGGTGGAGAAGGCGGGCGGCAAGCTCACCATGACCCACATCCTGATGAAGGTCGTGGCGGGCGCCCTGCGGAAATTCCCCAAGTTCGGCGCCAGCCTCGACCTCGCCGCGCAGCAGGTCGTCTACAAGGACTACGTCAACCTCGGGGTCGCGGTGGACACGCCCCAGGGCCTGCTTGTCCCGGTTCTCAAGGACGCCGACCGCAAGAGCATCACCGAGATCGTGCTGGAGCTGAACGAACTCGCTGGAAAGGCCCGCGAGCGCAAGCTCAGCCCCGCCGAGATGCAGGGCGCGACCTTTACGATTTCCAACCTCGGCGGGATCGGTGGGCACGGCTTCACGCCCATCGTGAACTCGCCCGAGGTCGCCATCCTGGGCGTGTCGCGCGGCGGGCTGGAGCCGGTCTGGAACCGCGAGACGGGCAGCTTCGAAGCCCGCAACCTGCTCCCGCTCTCGCTGACCTACGACCACCGCCTGATCGACGGGGCCGACGCTGCGCGCTTCCTGCGCCACATCTGCGAGACGCTGGAAGACCCCTTCCTGATCTCGCTGTAG
- the aceE gene encoding pyruvate dehydrogenase (acetyl-transferring), homodimeric type: MTTSPPNRPPRAGLPPQEREQLNEVEKQEWLDSLAYVLANAGDDRAAQLLEDLDHYAYFHGAPILFKQNTPYINSIDVDQQPEYPGDLELERKIRDAIRWNAVAMVVKANKKSDGIGGHLATYASSAELLEVGFNHFFRGHGAGESRDLVFFQGHASPGVYARSFLEGRFDEGDLNRFRRELSREGRGLSSYPHPWLMPDYWEFPTVSMGLGPIQAIYQARYIKYLENRGLKPKGDAKVWAFLGDGEMDEPQSIGALRFAAYENLDNIVFVLNANLQRLDGPVRANSKVIQEFEALFRGAGWNVIKVVWDSKWDELLQKDYNGEIVKRFEALVDGESQRYAAFGGKELREKFFNTPELQQLIEGWTDADLELLNRGGHDVHKIYAAYAAAVKHQGQPTVIIARTVKGYGLGETAQARNVAHQVKKLEFDALKTLRTLLELPLSDEQVEHLDFYNPGPDSPEVRYMLERRAALGGFVPERVVDYPHPTVPTGEFYEEFAAGSKGRAVSTTMAAVQIMSKLLRDKEIGKYVVPIVPDEARTFGMDALVPRIGIYSPRGQTYQPVDFGSLMAYKESTDGQMLEEGITEDGAMASWIAAATSYANHGVPTIPFYVFYSMFGMQRIGDLVWAAADQRARGFLFGATAGRTTLAGEGLQHQDGNSLLQAYVVPNLKVYDPAFAYELAVIVERGIQRMYVDGIDEFYYVTIDNENEVQPPMPDDGRTHDEIREGIIKGMYRFQRSANTKAKLRAQLLASGPAMGAAQEAVGLLEGYGVAADLWSVTSYKELHQDALLTQRHNMLHPQEEPRTSYVTSQLSRENAPGVIVSVSDYVKLGADGLNGHLDRKVWTLGTDGFGRSEAREELRDFFEVDAKHVVLATLYALQRDGKVKGDVVARAIADLGIDPERDAPVLR, from the coding sequence ATGACGACATCTCCGCCCAACCGTCCTCCGCGTGCGGGCCTGCCGCCGCAGGAGCGAGAGCAGCTCAACGAGGTCGAGAAGCAGGAGTGGCTCGATTCCCTGGCCTACGTGCTGGCGAACGCGGGCGACGACCGCGCCGCGCAGCTGCTCGAGGACCTCGACCACTACGCCTACTTTCACGGGGCGCCGATTCTCTTCAAGCAGAACACGCCGTACATCAACTCCATCGACGTGGACCAGCAGCCCGAGTACCCCGGCGACCTGGAGCTGGAGCGCAAGATTCGCGACGCCATTCGCTGGAACGCCGTGGCGATGGTCGTCAAGGCGAATAAGAAGAGTGACGGCATCGGCGGGCACCTCGCCACCTATGCCAGCAGCGCCGAGCTGCTGGAAGTCGGCTTCAACCATTTCTTCCGGGGGCACGGGGCAGGGGAGAGCCGCGACCTGGTCTTTTTCCAGGGCCACGCCAGTCCCGGCGTGTACGCGCGCTCCTTTCTGGAGGGCCGCTTCGACGAGGGCGACCTGAACCGCTTTCGCCGCGAGCTGAGCCGGGAGGGCCGGGGCCTTTCCTCGTACCCCCACCCCTGGCTGATGCCCGACTACTGGGAGTTCCCGACCGTCAGCATGGGCCTGGGTCCCATCCAGGCGATCTACCAGGCGCGCTACATCAAGTACCTGGAAAACCGGGGCCTCAAGCCCAAGGGGGACGCCAAGGTGTGGGCCTTCCTGGGCGACGGCGAGATGGACGAGCCGCAGTCCATCGGGGCGCTTCGCTTCGCCGCCTACGAGAACCTCGACAACATCGTCTTTGTCCTGAACGCCAACCTCCAGCGCCTCGACGGGCCGGTGCGCGCCAACTCCAAGGTGATTCAGGAGTTCGAGGCTTTGTTCCGGGGCGCAGGCTGGAACGTCATCAAGGTCGTGTGGGACTCCAAGTGGGACGAGCTGCTGCAAAAGGACTACAACGGCGAGATCGTCAAGCGTTTCGAGGCGCTGGTGGACGGCGAGTCGCAGCGCTACGCGGCCTTTGGCGGCAAGGAGCTGCGCGAGAAGTTCTTCAACACGCCCGAACTCCAGCAGTTGATCGAGGGCTGGACGGACGCCGACCTCGAACTGCTCAACCGCGGTGGGCACGACGTCCACAAGATCTACGCCGCCTACGCCGCCGCCGTGAAGCATCAGGGCCAGCCCACCGTGATCATCGCCCGCACCGTCAAGGGCTACGGCCTGGGTGAGACGGCGCAGGCCCGCAACGTGGCCCACCAGGTCAAGAAGCTGGAGTTCGACGCCCTCAAGACCCTGCGGACCCTGCTGGAGCTGCCGCTGAGCGACGAGCAGGTCGAGCACTTGGACTTCTACAATCCCGGCCCCGACTCGCCGGAAGTGCGGTACATGCTGGAGCGCCGCGCCGCGCTGGGGGGCTTCGTGCCCGAGCGGGTCGTGGACTACCCGCACCCCACGGTCCCCACGGGCGAGTTCTACGAGGAGTTCGCGGCGGGCAGCAAGGGCCGCGCCGTGAGCACCACCATGGCCGCCGTGCAGATCATGAGCAAGCTGCTGCGCGACAAGGAGATCGGCAAGTACGTCGTGCCCATCGTGCCCGACGAGGCCCGCACCTTCGGCATGGACGCGCTGGTGCCGCGCATCGGCATCTACTCGCCGCGCGGGCAGACCTACCAACCCGTCGATTTCGGTTCGCTGATGGCCTACAAGGAGAGCACCGACGGCCAGATGCTCGAAGAAGGCATCACCGAAGACGGCGCGATGGCTTCCTGGATCGCGGCGGCGACGAGCTACGCCAACCACGGCGTGCCCACCATCCCCTTCTACGTCTTCTACTCCATGTTCGGGATGCAGCGCATCGGGGACCTGGTGTGGGCCGCCGCCGACCAGCGGGCGCGCGGGTTCCTGTTCGGCGCCACCGCCGGCCGGACCACCCTGGCGGGCGAAGGCTTGCAGCACCAGGACGGCAACTCGCTGCTGCAAGCCTACGTGGTGCCCAATCTCAAGGTGTACGACCCCGCCTTCGCCTACGAGCTGGCGGTGATCGTCGAGCGCGGCATCCAGCGGATGTACGTGGACGGCATCGACGAGTTCTACTACGTCACCATCGACAACGAGAACGAGGTCCAGCCCCCCATGCCCGACGACGGGCGCACCCACGACGAGATCCGCGAGGGGATCATCAAAGGGATGTACCGCTTCCAGAGGTCGGCCAACACCAAGGCCAAGCTGCGCGCGCAACTGCTCGCCAGCGGTCCCGCGATGGGCGCGGCGCAGGAGGCCGTGGGGCTGCTGGAGGGCTACGGGGTCGCGGCCGACCTCTGGAGCGTGACCTCCTACAAGGAGCTGCACCAGGACGCCCTGCTGACCCAGCGGCACAATATGCTGCACCCCCAGGAGGAGCCGCGCACGAGCTACGTCACCTCGCAGCTCAGCCGCGAGAACGCGCCGGGCGTGATCGTCTCGGTCAGCGATTACGTGAAGCTGGGCGCCGACGGCCTGAACGGGCACCTCGACCGCAAGGTCTGGACGCTGGGCACCGACGGGTTCGGGCGCAGTGAGGCCCGCGAGGAACTGCGCGACTTTTTCGAGGTGGACGCCAAGCATGTTGTGCTGGCGACCCTGTATGCCCTCCAGCGCGACGGCAAGGTGAAGGGGGACGTGGTGGCCAGGGCCATCGCGGACCTCGGCATCGACCCCGAACGCGACGCGCCGGTCTTGCGTTAA
- a CDS encoding LysR family transcriptional regulator, with product MELRHLRHFVALAEEQHFGRAAERVFVVQQALSNSIKNLEDEVGVPLVLRTTRRVQLTPAGREFLGGARETLAQAAQTVERARRAARGEVGRLTVGFVSGLAFGGLPEIVRSFREQFPNVSVDLRELTAQEQEAALRGGMIDVGLMLLPVRDPALDSRPLWRQPLVAALPAGHRLARRRRLRIGDLAHEPFVFFPRHLRATYFDQVMRWCSGAGFTPNVVQEAIEIPTLLSLVAAGVGVFLPIEFFGRLSLPGVVYRPVEDAPVVEIVAVWRREEPGGGPIVRAFLAVAGEALGTQQ from the coding sequence ATGGAACTCCGACACCTCCGCCATTTCGTCGCGCTTGCCGAGGAGCAGCATTTCGGGCGGGCGGCCGAGCGCGTCTTCGTGGTGCAGCAGGCGCTCTCGAACTCGATCAAGAACCTGGAAGACGAGGTCGGCGTGCCGCTGGTGCTGCGGACCACCCGGCGGGTGCAGCTCACCCCGGCGGGGCGCGAGTTTCTGGGCGGGGCGCGCGAGACGCTGGCGCAGGCGGCGCAGACGGTCGAGCGTGCTCGCCGGGCGGCGCGGGGCGAGGTCGGGCGGCTGACGGTGGGGTTTGTCAGCGGGCTGGCTTTCGGGGGCCTGCCGGAGATCGTGCGGTCTTTCCGGGAGCAGTTCCCCAATGTCAGCGTGGACCTGCGCGAACTGACCGCCCAGGAGCAGGAGGCGGCCCTGCGCGGCGGCATGATCGACGTGGGCCTGATGCTGCTGCCGGTGCGGGACCCGGCGCTGGATTCGCGGCCGCTGTGGCGCCAGCCGCTCGTCGCGGCGCTTCCCGCCGGTCACCGTCTGGCCCGCAGGCGCAGGCTGCGGATCGGGGACCTGGCGCACGAGCCGTTCGTCTTTTTTCCCCGGCACCTGCGCGCGACCTACTTCGATCAGGTCATGCGCTGGTGCTCGGGGGCGGGCTTCACGCCCAACGTGGTGCAGGAAGCCATCGAGATTCCCACGCTGCTCTCGCTGGTCGCGGCGGGGGTGGGGGTGTTCTTGCCCATCGAGTTCTTCGGGCGCCTGTCGCTGCCCGGCGTCGTGTACCGCCCGGTCGAGGACGCGCCCGTCGTCGAGATCGTGGCCGTGTGGCGGCGCGAGGAGCCGGGCGGCGGCCCCATCGTGCGGGCCTTTCTGGCGGTGGCGGGAGAGGCGCTGGGCACCCAGCAGTAG
- a CDS encoding TMEM175 family protein, producing the protein MTDENEAPRAAQLLPAPAQGGRRRLSLRRSRSRPPPAPRLRFLRSARLDTLIDGVFAITLTLLVLDVRPPETLGPGGLLHALLALGPEIVSYVISFALLGVAWLAHHLGASLVVRSDFTHAALNLLALLVVALVPFSAALLGRYPAEPLAYTVFGVHVATLSLLYSLNWQHCARGHCLVEPDLPPGVAARITQMGVEATAGYLLMIPVAYFAARWSLALYGVLIVVALLELARLARLLEGLPAGAAATPTADGRGPEQAG; encoded by the coding sequence ATGACGGACGAGAACGAGGCTCCTCGCGCCGCCCAGCTGCTCCCGGCGCCCGCCCAGGGCGGCCGGAGGCGCCTTTCCCTGCGGCGTTCCCGGTCCAGGCCGCCCCCGGCCCCCCGCCTGCGCTTCTTGAGAAGTGCCCGCCTCGACACCTTGATCGACGGCGTGTTCGCGATCACGCTGACCTTGCTGGTGCTTGACGTGCGCCCGCCCGAGACGCTCGGCCCCGGCGGCCTGCTGCATGCCCTGCTCGCGCTGGGGCCGGAGATCGTCAGTTACGTGATCAGCTTCGCGCTGCTGGGGGTGGCCTGGCTGGCCCACCACCTCGGCGCCAGCCTGGTCGTGCGCTCGGACTTCACGCACGCGGCGCTCAACCTGCTCGCGCTGCTGGTCGTGGCGCTGGTGCCCTTTTCGGCGGCACTGCTGGGCCGCTACCCCGCCGAGCCGCTCGCCTACACGGTCTTCGGGGTGCACGTGGCGACGCTTTCCCTGCTGTACTCGCTGAACTGGCAGCACTGCGCGCGCGGCCACTGCCTCGTCGAGCCGGACCTGCCTCCCGGGGTTGCCGCGCGGATCACCCAGATGGGCGTGGAGGCGACTGCCGGTTACCTGCTGATGATTCCCGTCGCCTACTTCGCCGCGCGCTGGAGCCTGGCACTCTACGGGGTGCTGATCGTGGTCGCCCTGCTGGAACTCGCGCGGCTGGCGCGGCTGCTCGAAGGGCTTCCCGCCGGGGCAGCCGCCACGCCCACCGCAGACGGGCGCGGACCGGAGCAGGCGGGTTGA
- the uvrB gene encoding excinuclease ABC subunit UvrB, producing the protein MLRVKSDFTPSGDQPTAIRSLVDGLESGLRYQTLLGATGTGKTYSVAKVIEETQRPALIMAPNKILTAQLASEFREFFPDAAVEFFISYYDYYQPEAYVPGKDLFIEKDAAINQEIERLRHSTTRSLLTRRDTIVVASVSCIYGLGDPAEYRALNLILKVGEKVSRDEILGRLVTMQYERNDIELAAGRFRAKGDTVEVWPSYDEQPIRIELWGDDVDRIQVVHPLTGDKLADLDATIVYPAKHYVSSAGNIERAIVTIQQELDERLEYFKSVGKLLEAQRIKERTLYDLEMLKVLGYCSGIENYSRHIDGRAVGATPYTMLDYFPDDFITFIDESHVTVPQIGGMANGDRARKQTLVDYGFRLPSAMDNRPLNFGEFLEKTGQTVFVSATPGPYEREHSDSVADQIIRPTGLVDPPVTVRPIQGQIEDLLGRVRERAAKGERTLVTTLTKRMAEDLTEYMLEKGVRTRYMHSDIDSVERQVIIRDLRLGHYDVLVGINLLREGLDLPEVSLVAILDADKPGFLRSERALIQTIGRAARNVNGEVILYGDTVTPAMEYAMEETRRRREKQTAYNAEHGITPTTVVKGVRNVIRGEETPDEISSENVGDDRDALTRQLTDLELDMWQASEDLDFERAASLRDQIRAIEAKLQGKDFKQATVPGQKVRRKGRR; encoded by the coding sequence ATGCTACGGGTCAAGTCCGACTTCACGCCGTCCGGAGACCAGCCGACCGCCATTCGCTCGCTGGTGGACGGTCTGGAATCCGGGCTGCGCTACCAGACACTGCTGGGCGCGACGGGCACGGGCAAGACCTACTCCGTCGCCAAAGTCATCGAGGAGACGCAGCGCCCCGCCCTGATCATGGCGCCCAACAAGATCCTCACCGCGCAGCTCGCGTCCGAGTTCCGCGAGTTCTTTCCCGACGCGGCGGTCGAATTCTTTATCTCCTACTACGACTACTACCAGCCCGAAGCCTACGTGCCCGGCAAGGATCTGTTCATCGAAAAGGACGCCGCGATCAACCAGGAGATCGAGCGGCTGCGGCACTCGACCACCCGCTCGCTGCTCACGCGGCGGGACACCATCGTGGTGGCGTCGGTGTCGTGTATCTACGGCCTCGGGGACCCCGCCGAGTACCGGGCGCTGAACCTGATCCTGAAGGTGGGCGAGAAGGTCAGCCGCGACGAGATCCTGGGCCGCCTGGTCACCATGCAGTACGAGCGCAACGACATCGAACTCGCGGCGGGGCGCTTCCGGGCCAAGGGCGACACGGTGGAAGTGTGGCCCAGCTACGACGAGCAACCCATCCGCATCGAGCTGTGGGGCGACGACGTGGACCGCATTCAGGTCGTCCACCCCCTGACCGGGGACAAGCTCGCGGACCTCGACGCGACCATCGTGTACCCGGCCAAGCACTACGTCTCCAGCGCGGGGAACATCGAGCGGGCGATCGTGACGATTCAGCAGGAACTCGACGAGCGGCTGGAATACTTCAAGTCGGTGGGCAAGCTGCTCGAAGCCCAGCGCATCAAGGAGCGCACCCTCTACGACCTGGAGATGCTCAAGGTCCTGGGCTACTGCTCGGGCATCGAGAACTACTCGCGGCACATCGACGGGCGGGCGGTGGGCGCCACGCCGTACACCATGCTCGACTACTTCCCGGACGACTTCATCACCTTTATCGACGAGTCGCACGTCACGGTGCCGCAGATCGGCGGGATGGCGAACGGCGACCGCGCCCGCAAGCAGACGCTGGTGGACTACGGCTTCCGGTTGCCCAGCGCGATGGACAACCGCCCGCTGAACTTCGGGGAGTTTCTGGAGAAGACCGGGCAGACGGTGTTCGTCTCGGCGACCCCCGGCCCCTACGAGCGCGAGCACAGCGACTCGGTGGCCGACCAGATCATCCGCCCGACCGGGCTGGTGGACCCGCCCGTGACCGTGCGCCCCATCCAGGGCCAGATCGAGGACCTGCTGGGCCGGGTGCGCGAGCGGGCGGCGAAGGGGGAACGCACCCTCGTCACCACCCTGACGAAGCGCATGGCGGAAGACCTCACCGAGTACATGCTCGAAAAGGGCGTCCGCACCCGCTACATGCACTCGGACATCGACTCGGTGGAGCGGCAGGTCATCATCCGCGACCTGCGGCTGGGGCACTACGACGTGCTGGTGGGCATCAACCTGCTGCGCGAGGGCCTGGACCTGCCGGAAGTCTCGCTGGTCGCCATCCTCGACGCCGACAAGCCGGGCTTCCTGAGAAGCGAGCGGGCTTTGATTCAGACCATCGGCCGCGCGGCCAGAAACGTCAACGGCGAGGTGATCCTCTACGGCGACACGGTGACGCCCGCGATGGAGTACGCGATGGAGGAAACCCGCCGCCGCCGCGAGAAGCAGACCGCCTACAACGCCGAGCACGGCATCACGCCGACCACGGTCGTCAAGGGCGTACGCAACGTCATCCGGGGCGAGGAGACGCCCGACGAGATCAGCTCGGAGAACGTGGGCGACGACCGCGACGCCCTGACCCGGCAGCTCACCGACCTCGAACTCGACATGTGGCAGGCGTCCGAGGACCTCGACTTCGAGCGGGCGGCCAGTCTGCGCGACCAGATTCGCGCCATCGAGGCCAAGTTGCAGGGCAAGGACTTCAAGCAGGCGACGGTGCCGGGGCAGAAGGTCCGGCGCAAGGGGCGGCGGTAA
- a CDS encoding DpnI domain-containing protein, with product MQDAADYTSASQIARVLTEKWVSQQVACPLCGSTLKPLANNTPGRDFYCVECAASYQLKSYKGKRKPKLIGAEYRTTVSILLAAGGPHLLVVRYSKEYMVQEVFWAENKDITKDHVQPRRPLSSTARRAGWQGSTLFLGQIPFKILLCKPLGGAA from the coding sequence GTGCAGGATGCCGCCGACTATACAAGTGCGAGCCAGATCGCCCGAGTGCTGACGGAAAAGTGGGTGTCGCAGCAGGTGGCCTGTCCTCTATGCGGCTCTACCCTGAAGCCTCTTGCCAATAACACTCCAGGCCGTGATTTCTACTGTGTGGAGTGCGCAGCTTCATACCAACTCAAAAGCTATAAGGGAAAACGAAAGCCCAAGCTGATCGGGGCGGAATACAGGACCACCGTGAGCATCCTTTTGGCTGCTGGTGGTCCCCATCTCCTCGTTGTGAGGTATTCAAAGGAATACATGGTGCAGGAAGTGTTCTGGGCCGAAAACAAGGACATCACAAAAGACCATGTTCAGCCCAGGAGGCCTCTCAGCAGCACGGCACGCAGGGCAGGCTGGCAAGGATCCACCCTGTTTCTTGGACAGATACCCTTCAAAATCCTGCTGTGCAAGCCATTGGGCGGCGCTGCTTAG